The Pseudomonas saponiphila DNA window GTTGCGGTTTGGCTGGCGCTGCAGGCGCGGTTTCGATTGTGGCCTGTTGCTGGCCGCCTACCATGTCGAACAGCAGGGGGATTTGCACTTCACTGCTCACGGTTTCGGTCAGCAGCGGTGGTTGCAGGTTGTCATCACCGAGCAGTTTGCGGATCGACTCGAGGTCGTCCAGCAGATGCGCGGGTTTTTGCAGCGGGTTGGGAGTGTCCATCGGGTGCTCAGAGTCGCTGTAAACGGTGATCTTGCAGAGGATAGCCCTGTTCGCGATAGAAACGGAAACTCTCGCGGGCAGCCTGACGAATAGTCGGGTCTTCCACCACGACCTCGGCAATTCGGGCAAAACGCGGGGCGAAGGCCGGTACTTTCAGGTCCAGGTTCACCAGCAGGTCGTTGTGTTCGCCGGGGTCCTGGCCCAGGCCAAGCACGATCAAGCCTTCGGGTTGGCTTTCCGCCGGGCCGTGGGGAACGAAGGTTTCGCCCTTGAAGCGCCACAGGCGGGCATCGAGTTCATCCCGTTGCGCGGCATCGCTGCAATGCAGGTAGATGCGATGGCCCATGCGCCAGGCCTTGTCGGTGAGCTTGCAGGCAAAATCCAGGCGCGCCGCAGGGTCCGCGCTGGGAAGGATATAAAAGTCGACTTTGGTCATTGGGGTTCCTGAGCCGGAGAGGGCGCCGCCTTCAAGCGGCACCCTCCGCGGTCATGGTTTTCAGGCTTTGGCGCGGTCCAGCAGATATTGGGTCAGTAGGGGCACGGGACGGCCGGTGGCGCCCTTGTCCTTGCCGCCGCTGGTCCAGGCGGTGCCGGCGATATCCAGGTGCGCCCAGTTCAGGTTCTTGGTGAAGCGCGACAGGAAGCAGGCGGCGGTGATGGTGCCGGCCTTTGGTCCGCCGATGTTGGCGATGTCGGCGAACGGGCTGTCCAGCTGCTCCTGGTACTCGTCGAACAGCGGCAGTTGCCAGGCACGGTCGTCGGCTTGCCGGCCGGCGCTGAGCAGTTGCTCGATCAGTTCGTCGTTGTTGCCCAGCAGGCCCGAAGTGTGGGCGCCCAGGGCCACGATGCAGGCACCGGTGAGGGTGGCGATGTCGATCACGGCCTGAGGCTTGAAGCGTTCGGCGTAGGTCAGGGCGTCACACAGCACCAGACGGCCTTCGGCGTCGGTGTTGAGGATTTCCACGGTCTGGCCGCTCATGGTGGTGACGATGTCGCCAGGACGGGAAGCACCGCCGCTGGGCATGTTCTCGGCGCAGGCGAGGATGCACACCAGGTTGATCGGCAGCTTGAGCTCCAGCACCGCACGCAGGGTGCCGAACACGCTGGCGGCACCGCCCATGTCGTATTTCATCTCATCCATGCCGGCGCCGGGCTTGAGGCTGATGCCGCCGGTGTCGAAGGTGATGCCCTTGCCCACCAGGGCAAACGGCTTCTCGGACTTCTTGCCGCCGTTGTACTGCATGACGATCAGGCGTGGTGGCTGGTCGCTGCCCTGGCCCACGGCATAGAACGAGCCCATGCCCAGTTCCTTGATCTTCTTCTCGTCGAGGACTTCGACTTTCAGGCCCTTGAATTCTTTACCCAGAGCCTTGGCCTGTTCGCCGAGGAAGGTCGGGTGGCAGACGTTCGGCGGCAGGTTGCCCAGGTCGCGAGTGAAGGCCATGCCCTTGGCGATGGCCTGGGCGTGGGTCACGCCGCGCTGGACTTGTGCCTCGGCGGCCTTGATGGTCAGCAGGGTGATTTTCTTCAGGGCGCGAGGTTCGGCCTTCTGGCTCTTGTAGCGGTCGAAGACATAGCCACCGTCCACCAGGGTTTCCGCCAGCAGGCGGGTCTTGCCGTAGCTGTCGCGGCCCTTGACCACGACTTCGTCCAGAGCCAGCGCGGCGTCGCTGCCGCCCAGGCCCTTGAGCGTGCTCAGTACGCCACTGATGATCTTGCGGAACGAGCGGTCGCCCAGTTCGCCATCCTTGCCGGTGCCAACCAGCAGCACGCGTTCGGCCTTGAGCTTGGCTACGCCGTGCAGCAGCAGGCTCTGACCGACCTTGCCGGCCAGGTCGCCGCGCTTGAGCACGGCGCTGATGGCACCGCCGCTGAGTTCGTCGAGTTGCTGGGCGACGCTGCCGAGCTTGCGGTCTTCGCCGATGCCGACCACCAGGGTGGCGGTCTTCAACGTTTCCGGGCTAACGCTTTTTACAACCAGTTCCATGTCCGGGTCCCTGAATGAATGGTCTAAGAGCGCAGGAAAGACTCCGGCGCGGGGCTTATCTATATAGAAGAAGGCGTCGCCTGCTGGCGACGACAAAGCCGCCAGTTTGAACCTCGCCGGTCGCGGCTGACAACCCTCGTATCGGCCAAGTTCGCCGCTTCAGAGCGCCGCAAGAGCATCCTCCGTGACAGGCGCGCGCAATCACAGGATAATGCGCCATCTTTTTCGGCGGCCCTGCATTTTGGGGCCGGCTCGATACGTTTGCTTGTTCGGCCGCCTTAGCCTGACAACCCTGGAGTGTCTGGTTTGATCGTCTTTCGTTATCTATCCCGCGAAATCCTGCTGACCCTGAGTGCCGTAAGTGCGGTGCTGCTGGTCATCATCATGAGCGGGCGCTTCGTCAAGTTCCTCGCTCAAGCCGCCTCGGGCGCTCTGGACCCGGGCTCGCTGTTCCTGATCATGGGTTTTCGTCTGCCGGGCTTCCTGCAACTGATCCTGCCTCTGGGGCTGTTCCTCGGCATTCTTCTGGCTTATGGCCGGCTTTATCTCGAAAGCGAGATGACCGTGTTGTCCGCGACCGGCATGAGCCAGCAGCGCCTGCTGGGCATGACCATGATTCCGGCCGCCCTGGTGGCTCTGGTGGTGGCGTGGCTGAGCCTGAGCCTGGCGCCGCAGGGGGCCAACCAGTTCCAGTTGCTGCTGAACAAACAGGATGCCCTGACCGAGTTCGACACCCTGGTGGCCGGACGCTTTCAGGCGCTCAACGACGGCACCCGGGTGACTTACACCGAGCAGTTGTCGGAAGACCGGACCAATCTTTCCGGGGTGTTCATCTCCGAGAAACGCCTGAATCAGGAAAAGAAGGACCAGGGCATCTCGGTGCTGGTGGCCGAGAAGGGCCATCAGGACATCCGACCCGACGGCAATCGCTACCTGATCCTGGAAAACGGCTACCGCTATGACGGCAACCCGGGCGAGGCCAACTATCGGGTGATCAAGTACGACACCTATGGCGTGCTGCTGCAGCGTCCGGATGTCAGTGACGAGGTCACCGATCGTGATGCCATGCCGACCCGCGACCTGATCGGCAAGGACGACCTGCGGGCCCGTGCCGAACTGCAATGGCGCCTGTCCCTGCCGTTGCTGGTATTTATCGTGACCCTGATGGCGGTGCCGCTGTCCCGGGTCAATCCACGCCAGGGCCGCTTCCTCAAGCTGATCCCGGCCATTCTGTTGTACATGGCGTACCTGACCATCCTGATCGCGGTGCGCGGTGCCCTGGAGAAAGGCAAGATCTCGCCTGTCCTGGGGCTGTGGTGGGTCCACCTGCTGTTCCTGGCCATTGGCCTGGGCTTGATGTACTGGGAACCGATGCGGTTGAAAATGGCGAGTCGTCGCAGCATGAAGGAGATGGCTCGTGGTTAAGCTCGATCGCTACATCGGTAGCAGTGTGTTCATGGCCATTCTCGCGGTCCTGGGAATCATCCTCGGGCTGGCCTCGCTGTTTGCCTTCATCGATGAGATGGGCAGCGTCAGCGATACCTACACCGTGATGGACGTGATGAGCTACGTCGTCCTCACCGCTCCGCGCCGGGTCTACGAGATGCTGCCGATGGCGGCTCTGATCGGCTGCCTGATCGGCCTGGGCTCTTTGGCCAGCAACAGCGAACTGACCATCATGCGCGCCGCCGGTGTTTCCGTCGGTCGTATCGTCTGGGCGGTCATGAAGCCCATGCTGGTGCTGATGCTGGTGGGTGTGCTGGTGGGCGAGTACGTGGCCCCGGCCACCGAGACTCAGGCCCAGGCCAGTCGCGCCCTGGCACAGGGTTCCGGCGATGCCCAGAGCTCCAAGCACGGCCTGTGGCACCGTCAGGGCGAGGAGTTCATCCACATCAACGCCGTGCAACCCAATGGCTTGCTGTATGGCGTGACTCGCTACCACTTCGATGACAATCACCACATGCTGTCGTCGAGCTTCGCCCGCCAGGCGCGCTTCCACGAGAACTACTGGCAGTTGACGGATGTCACCACCACCTATTTCCGTGAAGGGCACACCGAAGTCATCAGCGTGCCCGACGAGCGTTGGGACGTGGCCCTGAGCCCGCAGCTGCTGAGCACTGTGGTGATGGCACCGGAGTCGCTGTCGATCAGCGGTCTGTGGGGCTATATCCATTACCTGGCGGACCAGGGGCTGAACAACGGTCGCTACTGGCTGGCGTTCTGGGTCAAGGTCCTGCAGCCCCTGGTGACGGCGGCCTTGGTCTTGATGGCGATTTCCTTCATCTTCGGCCCGCTGCGTTCGGTGACCCTCGGTCAGCGCGTGTTCACCGGTGTGCTGGTGGGGTTCACATTCCGCATCGCCCAGGACCTGCTGGGGCCTTCGAGCCTGGTTTTTGGCTTCTCGCCGCTGTTTGCAGTGCTGGTGCCGGCAGGCATCTGCGCCATTGCCGGCTTCTGGCTGCTGCGCCGGGCCGGTTGATTTCGCGGTTCTGCCAGGTTTCAAGCGCAACGCCCCGGTCCTTGGATCGGGGCGTTTTTGCATTTGACAAACGCTGACAGGCGAGCGTGACGCTCGTGCCGAGTATCAGGTACAATTCCCGGCTATTTTTCGGCGGGCCATGCCTGCAGCCTTTTTGAGTGTTCATCCGTGAGTGATTTGAGTCATATCCGCAATTTCTCCATCATCGCCCACATTGACCATGGCAAGTCGACTCTGGCCGATCGCTTCATCCAGATGTGCGGCGGCCTGGCCGATCGCGAAATGGAAGCCCAGGTTCTGGACTCCATGGATCTTGAACGTGAGCGCGGGATCACCATCAAGGCCCACAGTGTCACCCTCTATTACAAAGCCCGCGATGGCATTACCTACCAGCTGAACTTCATCGATACCCCGGGCCACGTGGACTTCACCTATGAAGTCAGTCGCTCCCTGGCGGCCTGTGAAGGCGCGCTGCTGGTGGTGGATGCCGGTCAGGGCGTTGAAGCCCAGTCGGTAGCCAACTGCTACACCGCCATCGAACAGGGCCTGGAAGTGATGCCGGTGCTGAACAAGATCGACCTGCCACAGGCCGATCCGGAGCGGGTCAAGGAAGAGATCGAGAAGATCATCGGTATCGATGCCACCGACGCCGTGACCTGCAGCGCCAAGACAGGCCTGGGTGTGGACGAGGTGCTCGAGCGCCTGGTGGCCACCATTCCGGCGCCGACCGGCAATATCGAAGACCCGCTGCAAGCGCTGATCATCGACTCCTGGTTCGACAACTACCTGGGCGTCGTATCCCTGGTGCGTGTGCGTCACGGCCGGGTGAAGAAAGGCGACAAGATCCTGGTGAAATCCACCGGCAAGATCCACCTGGTGGACAGCGTCGGTGTATTCAACCCGAAACACACCGCCACTGCCGACCTCAAGGCCGGTGAAGTGGGCTTCATCATCGCCGGTATCAAGGACATTCACGGGGCACCGGTGGGTGACACCCTGACCTTGAGTTCGACCCCGGACGTGGAAGTGCTGCCGGGCTTCAAGCGCATCCAGCCGCAGGTCTATGCCGGCCTGTTCCCGGTCAGCTCCGATGACTTCGAGGATTTCCGCGAAGCGTTGCAGAAGCTCACCCTCAACGACTCGTCGCTGCAGTACACCCCGGAAAGCTCCGACGCCCTGGGCTTCGGCTTCCGTTGCGGGTTCCTCGGCATGCTGCACATGGAGATCATCCAGGAGCGCCTGGAGCGCGAATACGACCTGGACCTGATCACCACCGCGCCGACGGTGATCTTCGAGCTGCTGCTCAAGACCGGCGAAACCATCTATGTCGACAACCCGTCCAAGCTTCCGGACCTGTCGTCGATCGAAGACATGCGCGAGCCGATCGTGCGGGCCAATATCCTTGTGCCGCAAGAGCACCTGGGCAACGTCATAACCCTGTGCATCGAGAAACGCGGTGTGCAGCATGACATGCTGTTCCTGGGCAGCCAGGTCCAGGTGACCTACGATCTGCCGATGAACGAAGTGGTACTGGATTTCTTCGATCGCCTGAAGTCCACCAGCCGTGGCTACGCATCGCTGGATTACCACTTCGATCGCTACCAGTCAGCTAATCTGGTCAAGCTGGATGTATTGATCAACGGCGACAAGGTCGATGCCCTGGCATTGATCGTGCACCGTGACAACGCCCACTACAAAGGGCGTGCGTTGACCGAGAAGATGAAAGATCTGATTCCTCGACAGATGTTTGACGTGGCAATCCAGGCCGCCATCGGCGGGCAGATTGTGGCGCGGACAACCGTCAAGGCCCTCAGAAAGAACGTACTGGCCAAATGCTACGGCGGCGACGTCAGCCGTAAGCGCAAGCTGTTGGAAAAGCAGAAGGCCGGTAAGAAACGCATGAAGCAAGTGGGCAACGTGGAAATTCCACAGGAAGCCTTCCTTGCCGTGCTCAGGTTGGATAGTTAGGTCCTATGTCACTAAATTTCCCGCTGTTGCTGGTCATCGCTGTCTTCGTATGCGGTTTCTTGGCGTTGCTCGACTTGGTGTTTCTCGCACCGCGTCGACGCGCGGCCATCGCCAACTATCAGGGCAGCGTCAGCCAGCCGGATGGGCTGGTGGTCGAGAAGCTGAACAAGGAACCGCTGCTGGTTGAATACGGCAAGTCGTTCTTTCCGGTGTTGTTCATTGTCTTGGTGCTGCGTTCGTTCCTGGTGGAACCGTTCCAGATTCCGTCTGGCTCGATGAAGCCGACCCTGGATGTGGGCGACTTCATCCTGGTGAACAAGTTTTCCTACGGGATCCGCTTGCCGGTGATCGACAAGAAAGTCATCGAGATCGGTGATCCGCAACGCGGCGATGTGATGGTGTTCCGCTACCCAAGCGACCCCAACGTCAACTACATCAAGCGTGTAGTGGGCCTGCCGGGGGATGAAGTGCGCTACACCAGCGACAAGCATCTGTTCGTCAACGGCCAGCCGGTGGCAGAGCAGTTGGTCGGCGCTGAGCCCGGCACCCTGGGCAGTGCTGAGCTGTACAAGGAGAAACTCGGTGCCGCCGAACACTTGATCCGCAAGGAAATGAGCCGCTATCGGGCCACTCCAGACGGTCGTTGGGTTGTTCCCGCCGGGCACTACTTCATGATGGGCGACAACCGCGACAACTCCAACGACAGTCGCTACTGGGACGATCCGAGTATTCCCAAAGACCTGCTGGGCATGGTTCCCGACAAGAATATCGTCGGCAAGGCCTTCGCAGTCTGGATGAGCTGGCCCGAACCGAAACTCAGCCACCTGCCGAATTTCTCGCGGGTTGGCCTGATCAAGTAATCACACACGGCGCTGTTGAACACAGCGCCGAATGCTTTTCTGGCTCTTGTATAAAACGGCGCGCCTTCGGGCCATCCGTAACAGCCTTATCGCCAGAAGCATGCAGTCAACGATATTCAGGATGTGGATTTGAACACAGCGTTAATTGCCACCCGCACTTCGTGCGCGGCCCCTAGGATGGCGAGTTTCGGCAACGAAATCAGTGTGGGTAAACCGTGAGCGTTTCTTTGAGCCGTCTCGAGCGTCAGCTCGGCTATTCCTTCAAGGACCAGGAACTGATGCTCCTGGCTCTCACTCACCGCAGCTTTGCCGGACGCAACAACGAGCGCCTGGAGTTTCTCGGTGACGCCATTCTCAACTTCGTCGCCGGCGAGGCGTTGTTCGAGCGTTTCCCCCAGGCCCGCGAAGGCCAGCTGTCGCGTTTGCGCGCGCGCCTGGTGAAGGGTGAAACCCTGGCGGTACTGGCCCGCGGTTTCGACCTGGGCGAATACCTGCGCCTGGGCTCCGGCGAATTGAAGAGTGGCGGTTTCCGTCGCGAATCGATCCTGGCCGATGCCCTGGAAGCCCTGATTGGTGCGATCTACCTGGACGCCGGCATGGAAACCGCCCGCGATCGCGTGCTGTCCTGGCTGGCCTCGGAGTTCGAGAGCCTGACCCTGGTGGACACCAACAAGGACCCCAAGACCCGGCTGCAGGAGTTCCTCCAGTCCCGTGCCTGCGAACTGCCGCGCTACGAAGTGGTGGATATCCAGGGCGAACCGCACTGCCGGACATTCTTCGTTGAATGTGAAGTCACCTTATTGAATGAAAAAAGCCGAGGTCAGGGTGTGAGCCGTCGTATTGCCGAACAGGTAGCGGCCGCTGCAGCACTGATTGCCCTGGGCGTGGAGAATGGCCATGACTGATTCAACCGCAACACGCTGTGGCTATGTCGCCATCGTCGGCCGCCCCAACGTGGGCAAGTCGACGCTGCTCAACCACATCCTCGGCCAGAAGCTGGCGATCACCTCGCGCAAGCCTCAGACCACTCGCCACAACATGCTCGGGATCAAGACCGAAGGCGCCATCCAGGCGATCTACGTCGACACCCCCGGCATGCACAAGAGCAACGAGAAGGCGCTGAACCGCTACATGAACAAGACCGCTTCGGCGGCCTTGAAAGACGTCGACGTGGTGATCTTCGTGGTCGACCGCACCAAGTGGACCGATGAGGACCAACTGGTGCTGGAGCGTGTGCAGTACGTTCAGGGGCCGGTGATCCTGGCGATCAACAAGACCGATCGCATCGAGGACAAGGCCGAGCTGATGCCGCACCTGACCTGGCTGCAGGAGCAACTGCCGAACGCCGAGATCGTGCCGGTTTCCGCCCAGCAGGGGCATAACCTCGAAGCCCTGGAAGGCCTGATCGCCAAGCACCTGCCGGAGAACGACCACTTCTTCCCGGAAGACCAGATCACCGATCGCAGCAGTCGCTTCCTGGCTGCCGAACTGGTACGCGAGAAGATCATGCGCCAGCTGGGTGCCGAGCTGCCGTACCAGATCACCGTGGAAATCGAAGAGTTCAAGCAGCAGGGCAAGACCCTGCACATTCATGCCTTGATCCTCGTCGAGCGCGATGGACAGAAGAAAATCATCATTGGCGACAAGGGTGAGCGGATCAAGCGCATCGGCATGGAAGCGCGCAAGGACATGGAGCTGCTGTTCGACTCCAAGGTCATGCTCAACCTCTGGGTCAAGGTCAAGGGCGGCTGGTCCGACGACGAGCGCGCCTTGCGCTCCCTGGGCTACGGCGACCTCTGAACCTTTCGCCGGCAGCCGGCTCCTGCAACACCCTGTAGGAGCCGGCTTGCCGGCGAACAGCTTCACCTCCTTCTCCGGACCCGGTTCCCTCTCTGCCCCTGAGATCCCCCGCAACCATGTCCAGCAACGCCCCAGTCGGCCAGCTCGCCTACGTCCTGCACAGCCGCGCCTACCGTGAAAGCAGCGCCCTGGTGGATTTCCTCACCCCTCAAGGCCGCCTGCGCGCCGTATTGCGCAATGCCCGGGGCAAGGCCGGCACCCTGGCACGCCCCTTCGTGCCCCTGGAAGTCGAGTTTCGCGGTCGCGGCGAGTTGAAGAACGTCGGGCGCATGGAAAGTGCCGGCATCGCCGCCTGGCTCAATGGCGAAGCCCTGTTCAGCGGCCTGTATCTGAATGAGTTGCTGATCCGCCTGCTGCCGGCGGAAGATCCGCATCCGGCGGTGTTCGACCACTACGCCGCCACGTTGCTGGCCCTGGCCGAAGGCCGGCCCCTGGAGCCCCTGCTGCGGGCGTTCGAATGGCGGCTGCTGGACGACCTGGGCTATGGCTTTGCCCTGGACCGCGATATCCATGGCGCGCCCATCGTTGCCGATGGTCTGTATCGCCTGCAGGTGGATGCCGGACTGGAGCAGGTCTTCCTGCTGCAACCGGGCCTGTTCAATGGCATCGAGCTGTTGGCCATGGCCGAGGCCGACTGGAGCGCTCCCGGTGCCTTGTCGGCGGCCAAGCGCCTGATGCGCCAGGCCCTGGCCGTGCACCTGGGCGGGCGGCCCCTGGTCAGTCGCGAGCTGTTTCGCAAGCCCTAGGCGCACTTGCCGCTCATCCATCGGCGGTGGCCGGCCACTTGCAGCGCTCATTCTGCGTTCGCGCAAATGGCAACGGACCCTGTTCTCCCCGTATGCTGTGCGCCGAATTTTCATTTATCCAGGAGCGCTTCCGTGACCACCAGCAATCGCATTCTTCTCGGCGTGAACATCGATCACGTTGCCACCCTGCGTCAGGCCCGCGGCACTCGTTACCCTGACCCGGTCAAGGCCGCTCTGGATGCGGAAGAGGCGGGTGCCGACGGCATCACCGTGCACCTGCGCGAAGACCGCCGGCACATTCAGGAGCGCGACGTGCTGCTGCTCAAGGACGTGCTGCAGACCCGCATGAACTTCGAGATGGGCGTCACCGAAGAGATGATGGCGTTTGCCGAGCGCATTCGCCCGGCGCATATCTGCCTGGTGCCGGAAACCCGTCAGGAGCTGACCACCGAAGGCGGTCTTGACGTGGCCGGGCAGGAAGCACGGATCAAGGCGGCGGTGGAGCGCTTGTCGAAAATCGGTTCCGAAGTGTCGCTGTTCATCGACGCCGACGAGCGTCAGATCGAGGCCTCCAAACGCGTTGGTGCGCCGGCCATCGAGCTGCACACAGGGCGTTATGCCGATGCCCAGACGCCGAGTGAAGTGGCCGACGAGCTGCAGCGCATCGTCGACGGGGTTGCCGTGGGTCTGGCCCAGGGCCTGATCGTCAATGCCGGCCACGGCCTGCATTACCACAACGTTGAAGCGGTGGCAGCGATCAAGGGCATCAATGAGCTGAACATCGGCCATGCCCTGGTGGCGCATGCCCTGTTCGTCGGTTTCAAGGGTGCGGTAGCCGAGATGAAAGCGCTGATCCTGGCGGCTGCCGCCAAGGCCTGAGTGCTCTTCGCCGGCAAGCTGATTCCTGCAACCTCTGTAGGAGCCGGCTTGCCGGCGAAGGCTTTTAGAGCGGCGGATTGTCTTCCGGCGGCTTGGTCTTGTTGACCCCGGGCACGTGCAGGTTGCCCTCGGCGACCTGATCGCCTTCCAGCTGCGGCTGGGTCACCCAGGTCAGGATGTCGTAGTAGCGCCGGATGTTGGCGACGAAGTGCACCGGCTCGCCGCCCCGGGCGTAGCCATAGCGGGTCTTGCTGTACCACTGCTTTTGCGACAGCCGTGGCAGCATCTTCTTCACATCCAGCCATTTGTTCGGGTTCAGGCCTTCCCTTTCCGCCAGCTTGCGGGCGTCGTCCAGGTGGCCGGTGCCGACGTTGTAGGCGGCGAGGGCGAACCAGGTGCGATCCGGTTCCTCGATCTTGTCGTCCAGCTGTTCCTTGATATAGGCCAGGTACTTGGCCCCGCCACTGATGCTCTGCTTGGGGTCCAGGCGGTTGGACACGCCCATGGCCTGGGCGGTGTTCTGGGTCAGCATCATCAGCCCGCGCACCCCGGTCTTGGAGGTGACCTCGGCCTGCCACATGGATTCCTGGTAGCCCACCGCCGCCAGCAGGCGCCAGTCGAGCTTCTCCTGCTTGGCCGAATTCTTGAAGTGCTTCTCGTACTTGGGCAGGCGCTGCTGCAGGTGTTGGGCGAAGGTGTAGGCGCCGACATAGCCAAGCACATCCACATGGCCGTAATAGCGGTCCTTGAGGCGTTGCAGGGTGCCGTTCTTCTCCACCTTGTCGAGGAAACCGTTGATTTCGTTGAGCAGGCTGTTGTCGTCGCCGGCGGCTACCGCCCAGCTCTGGCTGCGGGCGTCCCCCAGGTCGAAGGCGACCCGCACATTGGGGAAGTACACCTGGTTCATCGCCAGTTCGTTGGAGTCCACCAGGGTCAGGTCGATCTGGCCTTCGTCCACCATGCGCAGCAGGTCGACGACCTCGACGGCGTCCGACTCTTCATACTCGATGCCGGGGTACTTGAGCTTGAGTTGTGCCAGTTGTTCGGCGTGGCTGCTGCCCTTGAGCACCATGATGTGCTTGCCCACCAGGTTCTGCGCGCTGGTAGGGCGGGACTGGCCGTTGCGATAGATGATCTGCGGGGTGACTTCCAGGTAAGGGTGGGAAAACCGCACCTGCTGCTTGCGCTGCTCGCTGCTCACCAGGCCGGCGGCAGCCAGCACCGGGCCTTTAGGCTGGCCCAGCTGGTTGTACAGGTCGTCGAGGTTGTCGGCGGTTTCGATCTTCAGCTCCACGCCCAGATCGTCGGCAAAGCGCTTCACCAGCTCGTATTCGAAGCCGGTTTCGCCATTGCGGTCCTGAAAGTAGGTGGCAGGGCTGTTACGGGTGATCACCCGCAGCACACCATCCTCCTTTACACGCTCAAGGGTGCTGGGTTTTTCAACGCAGGCGCCGAGCATCAGGAAGAGTCCGGTTACGATGAGCCACTTGGCGCAGCGCGGACGTAAAGCCATAGGGGAAAACATTGGCGCAGTATACGCAAAGGATAACGGCCGCCATATCTCGACAGCGAAGGGCTTGTCTGCTAGCCAGCGACGGCCTGGGCTGGAGGCCTCAGGAATGGGGCTTCGATGGTCAATGTGACGATTAAAATAACCCGCGGCAATGACCCTGATGAGCCTTTGTTATAGGGCACCGGGGCCGGGCCGACGTCCGGGCGCCACCCGGGGTTGGGTTTCGAGTGCCGATGCCAACGGTTTACGTTAGAATGCACGGCCTCAAAGCACACCCCCTTCCCGAGGCTGTCCCGAAGATGTTGATCCTGCGCGGCGCTCCTGCCCTTTCTGCCTTTCGCCACAGCAAACTCCTTGAACAACTGAGCCAGAAGGTTCCAGCTGTCAGTGGCCTGTATGCTGAATTCGCTCACTTCGCCGAAGTCACCGGCGTCCTGACCGGCGACGAACAGCAGGTGCTTGCGCGCCTTCTGAAGTACGGCCCCAGCGTTCCGGTACAAGAGCCGAGCGGCCGTCTGTTCCTGGTCTTGCCGCGTTTCGGCACAATCTCGCCCTGGTCGAGCAAGGCCAGCGACATCGCCCGTAACTGTGGCCTGGCCAAAGTCCAGCGCCTGGAGCGCGGTATCGCTTTCTACGTGAGCGGTGAGTTCAGCGACGCCGACGCCCAGGCGATTGCCGATGCCCTGCATGACCGCATGACCCAGATCGTGGTGGCCAACCTGGAGCAGGCCGCCGGTCTGTTCAGCCACGCCGAACCCAAGCCGCTGACCGCCATCGACATCCTCGGCGGCGGCCGTGCCGCGCTGGAAAAAGCCAACAGCGAACTGGGCCTGGCCCTGGCCGAAGACGAAATCGATTACCTGATGAACGCCTTCCAGGGCCTCAAGCGTAATCCCCACGACATCGAACTGATGATGTTCGCCCAGGCCAACTCCGAGCACTGCCGCCACAAGATCTTCAACGCCAGTTGGGACATCGACGGCCAGAGCCAGGAAAAAAGCCTGTTCGGCATGATCAAGAACACCTATCAGATGCACAGCGAAGGTGTGTTGTCGGCCTACAAGGACAACGCCGCG harbors:
- a CDS encoding DNA polymerase III subunit chi; its protein translation is MTKVDFYILPSADPAARLDFACKLTDKAWRMGHRIYLHCSDAAQRDELDARLWRFKGETFVPHGPAESQPEGLIVLGLGQDPGEHNDLLVNLDLKVPAFAPRFARIAEVVVEDPTIRQAARESFRFYREQGYPLQDHRLQRL
- a CDS encoding leucyl aminopeptidase, with the translated sequence MELVVKSVSPETLKTATLVVGIGEDRKLGSVAQQLDELSGGAISAVLKRGDLAGKVGQSLLLHGVAKLKAERVLLVGTGKDGELGDRSFRKIISGVLSTLKGLGGSDAALALDEVVVKGRDSYGKTRLLAETLVDGGYVFDRYKSQKAEPRALKKITLLTIKAAEAQVQRGVTHAQAIAKGMAFTRDLGNLPPNVCHPTFLGEQAKALGKEFKGLKVEVLDEKKIKELGMGSFYAVGQGSDQPPRLIVMQYNGGKKSEKPFALVGKGITFDTGGISLKPGAGMDEMKYDMGGAASVFGTLRAVLELKLPINLVCILACAENMPSGGASRPGDIVTTMSGQTVEILNTDAEGRLVLCDALTYAERFKPQAVIDIATLTGACIVALGAHTSGLLGNNDELIEQLLSAGRQADDRAWQLPLFDEYQEQLDSPFADIANIGGPKAGTITAACFLSRFTKNLNWAHLDIAGTAWTSGGKDKGATGRPVPLLTQYLLDRAKA
- the lptF gene encoding LPS export ABC transporter permease LptF; translated protein: MIVFRYLSREILLTLSAVSAVLLVIIMSGRFVKFLAQAASGALDPGSLFLIMGFRLPGFLQLILPLGLFLGILLAYGRLYLESEMTVLSATGMSQQRLLGMTMIPAALVALVVAWLSLSLAPQGANQFQLLLNKQDALTEFDTLVAGRFQALNDGTRVTYTEQLSEDRTNLSGVFISEKRLNQEKKDQGISVLVAEKGHQDIRPDGNRYLILENGYRYDGNPGEANYRVIKYDTYGVLLQRPDVSDEVTDRDAMPTRDLIGKDDLRARAELQWRLSLPLLVFIVTLMAVPLSRVNPRQGRFLKLIPAILLYMAYLTILIAVRGALEKGKISPVLGLWWVHLLFLAIGLGLMYWEPMRLKMASRRSMKEMARG
- the lptG gene encoding LPS export ABC transporter permease LptG, producing the protein MVKLDRYIGSSVFMAILAVLGIILGLASLFAFIDEMGSVSDTYTVMDVMSYVVLTAPRRVYEMLPMAALIGCLIGLGSLASNSELTIMRAAGVSVGRIVWAVMKPMLVLMLVGVLVGEYVAPATETQAQASRALAQGSGDAQSSKHGLWHRQGEEFIHINAVQPNGLLYGVTRYHFDDNHHMLSSSFARQARFHENYWQLTDVTTTYFREGHTEVISVPDERWDVALSPQLLSTVVMAPESLSISGLWGYIHYLADQGLNNGRYWLAFWVKVLQPLVTAALVLMAISFIFGPLRSVTLGQRVFTGVLVGFTFRIAQDLLGPSSLVFGFSPLFAVLVPAGICAIAGFWLLRRAG
- the lepA gene encoding translation elongation factor 4; the protein is MSDLSHIRNFSIIAHIDHGKSTLADRFIQMCGGLADREMEAQVLDSMDLERERGITIKAHSVTLYYKARDGITYQLNFIDTPGHVDFTYEVSRSLAACEGALLVVDAGQGVEAQSVANCYTAIEQGLEVMPVLNKIDLPQADPERVKEEIEKIIGIDATDAVTCSAKTGLGVDEVLERLVATIPAPTGNIEDPLQALIIDSWFDNYLGVVSLVRVRHGRVKKGDKILVKSTGKIHLVDSVGVFNPKHTATADLKAGEVGFIIAGIKDIHGAPVGDTLTLSSTPDVEVLPGFKRIQPQVYAGLFPVSSDDFEDFREALQKLTLNDSSLQYTPESSDALGFGFRCGFLGMLHMEIIQERLEREYDLDLITTAPTVIFELLLKTGETIYVDNPSKLPDLSSIEDMREPIVRANILVPQEHLGNVITLCIEKRGVQHDMLFLGSQVQVTYDLPMNEVVLDFFDRLKSTSRGYASLDYHFDRYQSANLVKLDVLINGDKVDALALIVHRDNAHYKGRALTEKMKDLIPRQMFDVAIQAAIGGQIVARTTVKALRKNVLAKCYGGDVSRKRKLLEKQKAGKKRMKQVGNVEIPQEAFLAVLRLDS